Proteins encoded together in one Methanobacteriaceae archaeon window:
- a CDS encoding transcriptional regulator: MELSDEILTEISYVQMSKYRIKIMKTLEGDVKIPTVIAKDSGIKTNHISKVLAELKAHELVECINPEVRKGRLYRLTDKGDEIVRGLKEE; encoded by the coding sequence ATGGAATTGTCAGATGAAATATTAACTGAGATTAGCTATGTTCAAATGTCAAAATACCGAATTAAAATAATGAAAACTTTGGAGGGTGATGTTAAAATACCCACAGTAATTGCTAAAGACTCTGGGATTAAGACAAATCATATTTCAAAAGTTCTTGCGGAGTTAAAAGCACATGAGCTAGTTGAATGTATTAATCCAGAAGTTAGAAAAGGCAGGTTGTATAGATTGACTGATAAAGGTGATGAAATAGTTAGGGGATTAAAAGAAGAATAA
- a CDS encoding type II toxin-antitoxin system RelE/ParE family toxin, with translation MELEFKHSALKQLKNYKKKNPIAYKIIREQLGEIVKNPEDIRYKKVKRYPKYKRARKGNYRICFKVVDNCVYIGRIEDRSKAYQ, from the coding sequence ATGGAACTTGAATTTAAGCACTCTGCTTTAAAACAATTGAAAAATTATAAAAAGAAAAATCCAATTGCCTATAAAATAATCCGTGAACAATTAGGAGAAATTGTAAAAAACCCTGAAGACATTCGTTATAAAAAAGTAAAACGCTATCCTAAATATAAACGGGCGCGAAAAGGAAATTATAGGATTTGTTTTAAAGTAGTTGATAACTGTGTATACATTGGACGTATTGAAGATAGATCCAAAGCATACCAATAA